Proteins encoded by one window of Martelella endophytica:
- the ftsH gene encoding ATP-dependent zinc metalloprotease FtsH translates to MNPNLRNIALWAIIALLLVALFSMFQSTPSHNAATSVAYSQFVSDVDSGKVRDVTITGNNITGTYGGGSGSTFHTYAPVIDDTLLTKLESNNVRVTAKPVSDGSGGILSYVGTLLPMLLILGVWLFFMRQMQGGSRGAMGFGKSKAKLLTEAHGRVTFDDVAGVDEAKQDLEEIVEFLRDPQKFQRLGGRIPRGVLLVGPPGTGKTLLARSVAGEANVPFFTISGSDFVEMFVGVGASRVRDMFEQAKKNAPCIIFIDEIDAVGRHRGAGLGGGNDEREQTLNQLLVEMDGFEANEGVILIAATNRPDVLDPALLRPGRFDRQVVVPNPDIVGRERILKVHARNTPLAPNVDLKVVARGTPGFSGADLMNLVNEAALMAARRNKRLVTMAEFEDAKDKIMMGAERRSTAMTEAEKKLTAYHEAGHAIVALKVPVADPVHKATIIPRGRALGMVMQLPEGDRYSMSYKWMISRLAIMMGGRVAEELTFGKDNITSGASSDIEQATKLARAMVTQWGFSDELGHVSYGENQQEVFLGHSVSQSKNVSETTAQKIDSEIRRLIDEAYTEATRILKENHDGFVALAEGLLEYETLSGDEIKSILQGEKPSRDLGDDTPPSRGSAVPSMGAKKEPGGAKPADPSGEGKGDGFKPQPN, encoded by the coding sequence ATGAACCCAAACCTACGCAATATTGCGCTGTGGGCCATAATCGCGCTTCTGCTGGTCGCGCTGTTCAGCATGTTCCAGTCGACGCCGTCGCACAATGCTGCGACATCGGTGGCCTATTCGCAATTCGTCAGTGACGTTGATTCCGGCAAGGTCCGCGACGTGACGATTACCGGCAACAACATCACCGGCACCTATGGCGGCGGCAGTGGCTCGACTTTCCATACCTATGCCCCCGTCATCGACGATACGCTGCTGACCAAGCTGGAAAGCAATAACGTCCGCGTCACGGCCAAGCCGGTGAGCGATGGTTCCGGCGGCATTCTGAGCTATGTCGGCACGCTGTTGCCCATGCTGCTGATCCTTGGTGTCTGGCTGTTCTTCATGCGCCAGATGCAGGGTGGCTCTCGCGGTGCGATGGGCTTCGGCAAGTCGAAGGCCAAGCTTCTGACGGAAGCGCATGGTCGCGTCACCTTCGATGACGTTGCCGGTGTCGACGAAGCCAAGCAGGACCTTGAGGAGATCGTCGAATTCCTGCGCGACCCGCAGAAGTTCCAGCGCCTCGGCGGTCGCATTCCGCGTGGCGTGCTGCTGGTCGGCCCGCCCGGTACCGGTAAGACGCTTCTGGCGCGCTCCGTTGCCGGTGAGGCGAATGTGCCGTTCTTCACCATCTCGGGTTCCGACTTCGTTGAAATGTTCGTCGGTGTCGGTGCATCACGTGTGCGCGACATGTTCGAGCAGGCGAAGAAGAACGCACCCTGCATCATCTTCATCGACGAAATCGATGCGGTCGGTCGTCACCGCGGCGCCGGTCTCGGCGGCGGCAATGACGAACGCGAGCAGACGCTGAACCAGTTGCTGGTCGAGATGGACGGCTTCGAGGCCAATGAGGGCGTGATCCTGATTGCCGCGACCAACCGTCCCGACGTTCTCGACCCGGCACTGCTGCGTCCCGGCCGTTTCGACCGTCAGGTCGTGGTGCCGAACCCGGACATCGTCGGCCGCGAGCGCATCCTGAAGGTGCATGCCCGCAACACGCCGCTGGCGCCGAATGTCGACCTCAAGGTCGTCGCCCGCGGTACGCCCGGCTTCTCCGGTGCTGACCTGATGAACCTTGTCAACGAGGCCGCCCTGATGGCGGCCCGGCGCAACAAGCGTCTGGTTACCATGGCCGAATTCGAGGACGCCAAGGACAAGATCATGATGGGCGCCGAGCGGCGTTCCACCGCGATGACCGAGGCCGAGAAGAAGCTGACGGCCTATCACGAGGCGGGCCACGCCATCGTGGCGCTGAAGGTGCCGGTGGCGGACCCCGTCCACAAGGCGACCATCATTCCGCGTGGCCGTGCACTCGGCATGGTCATGCAGCTTCCCGAGGGCGATCGCTACTCGATGAGCTACAAGTGGATGATCTCGCGTCTGGCGATCATGATGGGCGGCCGCGTCGCCGAGGAGCTGACCTTCGGCAAGGACAACATCACCTCCGGTGCGTCCTCCGATATCGAGCAGGCGACCAAGCTTGCCCGCGCAATGGTGACGCAGTGGGGCTTCTCCGACGAGCTCGGCCATGTCTCCTATGGTGAGAACCAGCAGGAGGTGTTCCTGGGCCATTCGGTCTCGCAGTCGAAGAACGTCTCGGAAACGACGGCGCAGAAGATCGACAGCGAAATCCGCCGCCTGATCGACGAGGCCTACACCGAGGCTACCCGCATCCTGAAGGAAAACCACGACGGCTTCGTCGCGCTGGCGGAAGGCCTTCTCGAATACGAGACGCTGTCGGGCGACGAGATCAAGTCGATCCTGCAGGGCGAGAAGCCTTCGCGCGACCTCGGCGACGACACGCCGCCCTCGCGCGGCTCGGCGGTCCCTTCCATGGGCGCCAAGAAGGAGCCCGGCGGCGCCAAGCCCGCCGATCCTTCCGGCGAAGGCAAGGGCGACGGGTTCAAGCCGCAGCCAAACTGA